A genomic segment from Actinomadura hallensis encodes:
- a CDS encoding VanZ family protein has translation MLVEMWQPAAPGEKVPWYIVALRAVVVAIALGALGVFFYFAFKLTLTPVQDHGQAGGNTDPGRSLRFYLQRPTKDALLQIGGNLALLAPLGVLLPIVWTSLRGPIRLTLLAGVLSLVIETIQGTLVMGRAFDVDDVILNATGVVIAYLFLGRRLSKLLRAD, from the coding sequence GTGTTGGTGGAGATGTGGCAGCCCGCGGCGCCGGGCGAGAAGGTCCCCTGGTACATCGTCGCCTTGCGCGCGGTCGTGGTGGCGATCGCTCTGGGCGCTCTCGGCGTCTTCTTCTACTTCGCCTTCAAGCTGACGCTGACACCCGTGCAGGACCACGGCCAGGCGGGCGGCAACACCGACCCGGGCCGCTCGCTCCGCTTCTACCTGCAGCGCCCCACCAAGGACGCCCTCCTCCAGATAGGAGGCAACCTCGCGCTCCTGGCGCCTCTGGGCGTGCTGCTCCCCATCGTCTGGACGTCCCTCCGCGGCCCCATCCGCCTGACCCTCCTGGCAGGCGTGCTCTCCCTGGTCATCGAAACGATCCAGGGCACCCTCGTCATGGGCCGCGCCTTCGACGTAGACGACGTGATCCTCAACGCCACCGGCGTGGTAATCGCCTACCTCTTCCTGGGCCGCCGCCTATCGAAATTGCTCCGCGCCGACTGA